The proteins below come from a single Oryzias latipes chromosome 14, ASM223467v1 genomic window:
- the synj1 gene encoding synaptojanin-1 isoform X2, producing the protein MAFSKGYRIYHKLDPPPYSVIVETRSRDECLMFESGAVAVLSAAEKEAIKSTYTKIVDAYGILGVLRLNLGDSMLHSLVVVTGCSSAGKVQDSEVFRVTQTDFISLRNDPGDEDRIAEVRKLLNSGHFYFAWSSTGVSLDLSLNAHRRILEDTTDNRFFWNQSLHLHLKHYGVNCEDWLLRLMCGSVEIRTIYAGHKQAKACIFSRLSSERAGTRFNVRGANDDGQVANFVETEQVIFLEDRVSSFIQIRGSIPLFWEQPGIQLPDFFGQVGSHRVKLSRGFEANAPAFERHFAALRRLYGKQVIINLLGGKEGEHMLSKAFQSHLKASEHSASVKMINFDYHQNVKGGKADKLHSVLKPQLHKFIEECGFFYYSGETGIVRTQGGTMRTNCLDCLDRTNSVQAFFGLEMLTRQLEQMGLTEKPQLVARFQEVFRTMWSVNGDSVSKIYAGTGALDGKAKLKDGARSVTRTIQNNFFDTSKQEAIDILRLGSTLNSDLADKARALLTTSSLYVTEPVLQSASPRVLLGMCQNYHKYTRPKQIRVCVGTWNVNGGKQFRSIAFRNQTLNDWLLDAPMKAGHPEFQDSKANPIDIFAIGFEEMVELNAGNIVSASTTNQKLWAAELQKNISRDHKYVLLASEQLVGVCLFVFIRPQHAPYIRDVAVDTVKTGMGGATGNKGGVGIRLLFHTTSICFVCSHFAAGQSQVKERNDDYNEITRRLSFPMGHLLYSHDYVFWCGDFNYRINLPNEEVKELIRQQNWEALTAGDQLLEQKNAGAIFRGFIEGKIDFAPTYKYDLFSDDYDTSEKCRTPAWTDRILWKRRKWNFSKTAEELNVVGAPSTSADNEGDPEFAWSPGALKYYGRAELKTSDHRPVVAVIDVDILEVDPETRHQVYKDVIGKQGPPDGTILVSLCSSGPDDYFSDDLIDELLDKFSNFGEVILIRFVEEKMWVTFLEGYSALAALSLSASTVLGKVIDIRLRSPGWIKSLEEEMSVERIFGSMPTSASSTLLAEDADVDEDEFDMEGEVDEEVEEILPQHLQPGAGSGPGSSPLPSPRSSPCPSPTHGEPAAPSRPSRSQQPSRPSQEMEISPLSLRLEFPGPPVDFQPGAPPSGSLEPKRPPPPRPGPPPARPAPPQRPPPPSEAGPSPLLGRRGSEGSKSPALPRPDPPAGRGQAAAGAPGPGGAPRPNIPPRAGVISMPPQSRPPPPSHPGAPRPIPEVHPGAPRPVPDTHPGAPRPNPSAQVKPPDLPLGPPPSGPPPAAPFTLKPQTQSPPQPQPPSSSAQSQLPPPMQPTLAIPLQPHPPAAPPAAAPPVAASSSTTLAGPQQGLASPKPPPRSRSSHALPPDADKPETAPAAQTNGLNGIQREAQWRPDLFDTLALDFHSSSSPSWHSTQSLSRGSSLRAPPSIPPSVFSSTTLPSSFSHQPSALSDLQALESSSSSSLSTPSPFASSLLPPPPAPSRSRSQETLRASPNAFMTDPLPARPSSTNPFTGPVTQQLRPLTPDFSFQHQASLQKTSSAVTPPLVPTPAPTTQLKKTMSLFGPPSNQNSTSLLSNRPEAATAPRLPLAPPSLQLSLASQPQPSSLGAMPKSQWVTFDDELDFSSQAKTQNPVFPSTSILSQAPAQPSRSVFDSEREWLSSATPSLTSQKQIQPSRSVFDSEPEWLSSATASLTSQKQIQPSSSVFDSEPKWLSSTPASLVSTQKNHPSRSLLDLEPEWLSSAPVPLVSKQQNHPSRSVTDSEPEWLSSPAAFSPN; encoded by the exons ATGGCTTTCAGCAAAGGTTATCGCATCTACCACAAGCTGGATCCCCCTCCTTACAGTGTCATAGTGGAAACCAGGTCCCGGGACGAATGCCTGATGTTTGAATCGGGGGCTGTTGCTGTTCTGT CGGCTGCAGAGAAGGAGGCCATTAAAAGTACATACACAAAGATTGTTGATGCTTATGGAATTCTTGGTGTACTTCGTCTTAACCTGG GTGACTCCATGCTGCACAGCCTTGTGGTTGTGACGGGATGCAGCTCTGCAGGCAAGGTGCAGGATTCAGAGGTTTTCAGGGTCACACAGACAGATTTTATATCACTGAGGAACGATCCAGGAGACGAGGACAGAATTGCGGAGGTCCGTAAGCTCTTAAACTCAGGTCACTTCTACTTTGCCTGGTCTTCCACTGGCGTCAGCCTGGACTTGAGTCTCAACGCACATCGCAGGATTCTAGAAGATACCACAGATAACCGCTTCTTCTG GAACCAGTCTTTGCATCTGCACCTTAAACACTATGGAGTTAATTGTGAGGACTGGCTGCTGAGGCTGATGTGTGGCAGTGTGGAGATCAGGACCATTTATGCGGGGCATAAACAAGCCAAGGCCTGCATCTTCTCTCGGCTCAGCTCAGAGCGAGCTGGCACTCGGTTCAATGTTCGAGGAGCAAATGATGACGGGCAAGTGGCCAACTTTGTGGAAACAGAACAG GTTATTTTCCTTGAAGACAGAGTCTCATCCTTCATACAGATCCGTGGGTCCATTCCACTTTTCTGGGAACAGCCGGGAATACAG ctcCCAGACTTCTTTGGTCAG GTTGGTTCCCATCGTGTGAAACTCTCAAGGGGATTTGAGGCTAATGCCCCGGCTTTTGAAAG ACACTTTGCTGCCCTGCGCAGGTTGTATGGAAAGCAGGTGATCATTAACTTACTCGGAGGTAAGGAAGGGGAACACATGCTCAGCAAGGCTTTTCAG AGTCACCTGAAGGCGTCGGAGCATTCAGcctcagtgaaaatgatcaACTTTGACTACCATCAAAATGTGAAGGGTGGCAAAGCCGACAAACTCCACAGCGTTTTGAAGCCTCAGCTCCATAAGTTCATAGAGGAATGTGGGTTCTTCTACTATTCTGGGGAAACTGGCATCGTAAG GACTCAGGGGGGGACCATGAGGACTAACTGCCTGGACTGTTTGGACAGAACCAATAGTGTTCAAGCCTTTTTTGGCCTTGAG atgTTGACCAGGCAGTTAGAACAAATGGGCCTGACAGAGAAACCCCAGTTGGTGGCCCGGTTCCAGGAGGTTTTTCGGACCATGTGGTCTGTTAACGGGGATTCCGTCAGTAAGATCTATGCGGGCACTGGTGCTCTGGATGGCAAAGCCAAG CTTAAAGATGGAGCGCGCTCCGTTACACGGACCATCCAAAACAACTTCTTTGACACCTCCAAGCAGGAAGCCATTGACATCTTGAGACTGGGCTCCACGCTGAACAGTGACCTGGCAGACAAAGCTCGTGCTTTGCTCACCACTTCCAGTCTTTATG TCACTGAGCCTGTCTTACAATCAG CCTCTCCAAGGGTGTTGCTGGGAATGTGTCAAAACTACCACAAATACACGAGGCCGAAGCAAATCCGCGTGTGTGTTGGCACCTGGAATGTGAACGGGGGTAAACAGTTCCGCAGCATAGCTTTTCGCAACCAAACACTCAACGACTGGCTTTTGGATGCTCCCATGAAAGCCGGGCATCCTGAGTTCcaag ACAGCAAAGCCAACCCCATAGATATCTTTGCCATCGGATTTGAGGAAATGGTTGAACTGAATGCTGGGAACATTGTCAGTGCAAG CACCACCAACCAAAAACTCTGGGCAGCTGAgcttcaaaaaaacatttccagggACCACAAGTATGTGCTGCTAGCCTCAGAGCAGCTTGTAGGAGTGTGTCTGTTTGTCTTCATCCGCCCTCAGCATGCACCTTACATCAG AGATGTAGCTGTAGACACGGTGAAAACTGGAATGGGTGGGGCCACAGGTAATAAAGGAGGTGTGGGCATCCGCCTGCTGTTCCACACCACCAGCATCTGCTTTGTGTGCTCCCATTTTGCCGCTGGCCAATCCCAAGTCAAAGAGAGGAATGATGACTACAACGAGATCACGCGCAGACTCAGTTTCCCCATG GGTCATCTGCTGTACTCCCATGATTACGTATTCTGGTGCGGAGACTTCAACTACCGAATCAACCTGCCCAATGAGGAAGTGAAGGAACTCATCCGACAGCAGAACTGGGAGGCTTTGACGGCTGGGGATCAGCTGCTGGAGCAAAAAAATGCAGGAGCG ATCTTCAGGGGGTTTATTGAGGGAAAGATAGATTTCGCCCCCACCTACAAATACGACCTTTTCTCAGACGATTATGACACCAGTGAGAAGTGCCGCACTCCAGCTTGGACGGACCGCATACTTTGGAAGAGGAGAAAGTGGAACTTCAGCAAAACGG CAGAGGAGCTGAATGTTGTTGGGGCACCATCCACTTCTGCAGATAATGAGGGGGATCCAGAATTTGCATGGAGCCCTGGCGCTTTAAAGTACTACGGCAGGGCCGAGCTGAAGACCTCAGACCACAG GCCTGTTGTGGCAGTAATAGATGTGGACATCCTGGAAGTGGACCCTGAGACTCGCCACCAGGTCTATAAAGATGTCATTGGCAAGCAGGGGCCTCCAGATGGCACCATCCTGGTATCGCTGTGCTCTTCTGGGCCTGATGACTACTTCAGTGATGACCTAATTGACGAGCTTCTGGATAAATTTTCCAATTTTGGAGAGGTCATCCTCATCAG aTTTGTTGAGGAAAAGATGTGGGTTACTTTCCTGGAAGGTTATTCTGCTCTGGCAGCTCTTTCACTGAGTGCTTCCACT GTTCTTGGAAAGGTGATTGACATTCGCCTCAGAAGCCCGGGCTGGATCAAGAGTTTGGAGGAGGAGATGAGTGTGGAGAGGATCTTTGGAAGCATGCCCACATCAGCCAGTTCCACCCTGCTTGCCGAAGATGCTGATGTGGATGAGGATGAATTTGACATGGAGG GTGAAGTGgatgaggaggtggaggagatcCTTCCACAGCACCTGCAGCCCGGAGCCGGCTCTGGTCCCGGTTCTTCTCCTCTGCCCTCTCCCCGCAGTAGTCCCTGTCCCTCACCCACCCACGGGGAACCCGCTGCTCCCAGCAGGCCCAGTCGTTCCCAACAACCCTCCCGACCATCACAAG AAATGGAAATAAGTCCTTTGTCTCTGAGATTGGAATTTCCAG GACCTCCTGTTGACTTCCAGCCTGGCGCGCCCCCATCTGGAAGCCTGGAGCCCAAACGGCCACCACCCCCTCGACCCGGTCCCCCTCCTGCTAGACCTGCTCCACCTCAACGGCCTCCACCACCATCAG AGGCTGGTCCCAGCCCACTGCTTGGTAGGAGAGGCAGTGAAG GATCAAAAAGCCCCGCTCTTCCTCGACCAGATCCTCCTGCAG gTCGTGGACAAGCTGCTGCTGGggctccaggacctggaggagcTCCCAGACCT AATATTCCTCCTCGAGCTGGAGTGATTAGTATGCCCCCTCAGTCTCGCCCGCCACCTCCCTCTCACCCTGGAGCACCGCGGCCCATCCCAGAGGTTCATCCGGGGGCCCCTCGGCCGGTTCCAGATACTCATCCTGGAGCTCCACGCCCTAATCCCAGTGCCCAAGTCAAACCACCAGACCTTCCTTtgg GTCCTCCTCCATCAGGACCCCCTCCTGCAGCCCCCTTTACTTTAAAACCCCAGACTCAGTCCCCGCCGCAGCCTCAACCTCCCTCATCTTCTGCTCAATCACAACTCCCTCCGCCCATGCAGCCCACACTTGCAATTCCTCTGCAACCACACCCGCCCGCTgctcctccagcagcagctccacctGTGGCCGCTTCTTCCTCCACCACCCTGGCTGGACCTCAGCAGGGTCTCGCCTCCCCCAAACCTCCACCCCGTTCCCGCTCCTCTCATGCTCTGCCACCTGATGCTGACAAACCCGAGACAGCCCCAGCTGCACAG ACAAATGGATTGAATGGAATCCAAAGAGAAGCACAATGGAGGCCTGACCTTTTTGACACGCTCGCATTAGACTTCCACTCGTCCTCTTCTCCCTCCTGGCACAGCACTCAGTCACTGAGCAGAGGCTCCTCCCTCCGTGCTCCACCCTCCATTCCTCCATCGGTGTTTTCCTCCACAACGCTGCCATCGTCTTTCTCACACCAGCCCTCTGCTCTGTCAGACCTCCAGGCTCTGGAGTCGTCATCCTCTTCCTCGCTTTCTACCCCGTCGCCGTTTGCCTCTTCCTTACTCCCGCCTCCGCCGGCGCCGTCTCGCAGTAGGTCGCAGGAGACGTTGCGTGCCTCCCCGAATGCTTTCATGACTGACCCCCTGCCAGCCCGACCCAGCAGCACCAATCCTTTTACTGGACCTGTGACTCAGCAGCTCCGCCCGCTCACCCCAGACTTCAGTTTCCAGCATCAAGCAAGCCTTCAGAAAACGTCCTCTGCTGTTACTCCACCGCTCGTCCCGACCCCCGCACCAACCACCCAACTCAAAAAGACCATGTCCCTGTTTGGACCACCCTCTAATCAAAATTCCACATCCCTGCTTTCTAACCGTCCTGAGGCAGCGACTGCCCCCCGTTTGCCTCTGGCTCCGCCTTCCCTTCAACTTTCCCTTGCATCTCAGCCCCAACCATCTTCCTTAGGGGCAATGCCAAAAAGTCAGTGGGTGACTTTTGATGACGAATTGGACTTTTCATCCCAAGCTAAAACACAAAACCCAGTCTTCCCATCTACTTCAATTTTATctcaagctccagcccaaccctCTCGCTCCGTGTTTGACTCAGAACGTGAGTGGTTATCTTCTGCCACTCCTTCCCTGACATCTCAGAAGCAGATCCAGCCTTCTCGCTCCGTGTTTGACTCAGAACCTGAGTGGTTATCTTCTGCCACTGCTTCCCTGACATCTCAGAAGCAGATCCAGCCTTCTAGCTCTGTTTTTGACTCAGAACCTAAGTGGTTGTCCTCCACCCCTGCCTCTCTGGTGTCCACACAGAAGAACCATCCTTCTCGCTCTCTGTTGGACTTAGAACCCGAGTGGTTATCTTCCGCTCCTGTTCCCCTCGTATCTAAACAGCAGAACCACCCTTCTCGCTCTGTAACTGACTCCGAGCCTGAGTGGCTATCTTCTCCAGCGGCATTTTCACCAAACTAG
- the synj1 gene encoding synaptojanin-1 isoform X5: MAFSKGYRIYHKLDPPPYSVIVETRSRDECLMFESGAVAVLSAAEKEAIKSTYTKIVDAYGILGVLRLNLGDSMLHSLVVVTGCSSAGKVQDSEVFRVTQTDFISLRNDPGDEDRIAEVRKLLNSGHFYFAWSSTGVSLDLSLNAHRRILEDTTDNRFFWNQSLHLHLKHYGVNCEDWLLRLMCGSVEIRTIYAGHKQAKACIFSRLSSERAGTRFNVRGANDDGQVANFVETEQVIFLEDRVSSFIQIRGSIPLFWEQPGIQLPDFFGQVGSHRVKLSRGFEANAPAFERHFAALRRLYGKQVIINLLGGKEGEHMLSKAFQSHLKASEHSASVKMINFDYHQNVKGGKADKLHSVLKPQLHKFIEECGFFYYSGETGIVRTQGGTMRTNCLDCLDRTNSVQAFFGLEMLTRQLEQMGLTEKPQLVARFQEVFRTMWSVNGDSVSKIYAGTGALDGKAKLKDGARSVTRTIQNNFFDTSKQEAIDILRLGSTLNSDLADKARALLTTSSLYASPRVLLGMCQNYHKYTRPKQIRVCVGTWNVNGGKQFRSIAFRNQTLNDWLLDAPMKAGHPEFQDSKANPIDIFAIGFEEMVELNAGNIVSASTTNQKLWAAELQKNISRDHKYVLLASEQLVGVCLFVFIRPQHAPYIRDVAVDTVKTGMGGATGNKGGVGIRLLFHTTSICFVCSHFAAGQSQVKERNDDYNEITRRLSFPMGHLLYSHDYVFWCGDFNYRINLPNEEVKELIRQQNWEALTAGDQLLEQKNAGAIFRGFIEGKIDFAPTYKYDLFSDDYDTSEKCRTPAWTDRILWKRRKWNFSKTAEELNVVGAPSTSADNEGDPEFAWSPGALKYYGRAELKTSDHRPVVAVIDVDILEVDPETRHQVYKDVIGKQGPPDGTILVSLCSSGPDDYFSDDLIDELLDKFSNFGEVILIRFVEEKMWVTFLEGYSALAALSLSASTVLGKVIDIRLRSPGWIKSLEEEMSVERIFGSMPTSASSTLLAEDADVDEDEFDMEGEVDEEVEEILPQHLQPGAGSGPGSSPLPSPRSSPCPSPTHGEPAAPSRPSRSQQPSRPSQEMEISPLSLRLEFPGPPVDFQPGAPPSGSLEPKRPPPPRPGPPPARPAPPQRPPPPSEAGPSPLLGRRGSEGSKSPALPRPDPPAGRGQAAAGAPGPGGAPRPNIPPRAGVISMPPQSRPPPPSHPGAPRPIPEVHPGAPRPVPDTHPGAPRPNPSAQVKPPDLPLGPPPSGPPPAAPFTLKPQTQSPPQPQPPSSSAQSQLPPPMQPTLAIPLQPHPPAAPPAAAPPVAASSSTTLAGPQQGLASPKPPPRSRSSHALPPDADKPETAPAAQTNGLNGIQREAQWRPDLFDTLALDFHSSSSPSWHSTQSLSRGSSLRAPPSIPPSVFSSTTLPSSFSHQPSALSDLQALESSSSSSLSTPSPFASSLLPPPPAPSRSRSQETLRASPNAFMTDPLPARPSSTNPFTGPVTQQLRPLTPDFSFQHQASLQKTSSAVTPPLVPTPAPTTQLKKTMSLFGPPSNQNSTSLLSNRPEAATAPRLPLAPPSLQLSLASQPQPSSLGAMPKSQWVTFDDELDFSSQAKTQNPVFPSTSILSQAPAQPSRSVFDSEREWLSSATPSLTSQKQIQPSRSVFDSEPEWLSSATASLTSQKQIQPSSSVFDSEPKWLSSTPASLVSTQKNHPSRSLLDLEPEWLSSAPVPLVSKQQNHPSRSVTDSEPEWLSSPAAFSPN, translated from the exons ATGGCTTTCAGCAAAGGTTATCGCATCTACCACAAGCTGGATCCCCCTCCTTACAGTGTCATAGTGGAAACCAGGTCCCGGGACGAATGCCTGATGTTTGAATCGGGGGCTGTTGCTGTTCTGT CGGCTGCAGAGAAGGAGGCCATTAAAAGTACATACACAAAGATTGTTGATGCTTATGGAATTCTTGGTGTACTTCGTCTTAACCTGG GTGACTCCATGCTGCACAGCCTTGTGGTTGTGACGGGATGCAGCTCTGCAGGCAAGGTGCAGGATTCAGAGGTTTTCAGGGTCACACAGACAGATTTTATATCACTGAGGAACGATCCAGGAGACGAGGACAGAATTGCGGAGGTCCGTAAGCTCTTAAACTCAGGTCACTTCTACTTTGCCTGGTCTTCCACTGGCGTCAGCCTGGACTTGAGTCTCAACGCACATCGCAGGATTCTAGAAGATACCACAGATAACCGCTTCTTCTG GAACCAGTCTTTGCATCTGCACCTTAAACACTATGGAGTTAATTGTGAGGACTGGCTGCTGAGGCTGATGTGTGGCAGTGTGGAGATCAGGACCATTTATGCGGGGCATAAACAAGCCAAGGCCTGCATCTTCTCTCGGCTCAGCTCAGAGCGAGCTGGCACTCGGTTCAATGTTCGAGGAGCAAATGATGACGGGCAAGTGGCCAACTTTGTGGAAACAGAACAG GTTATTTTCCTTGAAGACAGAGTCTCATCCTTCATACAGATCCGTGGGTCCATTCCACTTTTCTGGGAACAGCCGGGAATACAG ctcCCAGACTTCTTTGGTCAG GTTGGTTCCCATCGTGTGAAACTCTCAAGGGGATTTGAGGCTAATGCCCCGGCTTTTGAAAG ACACTTTGCTGCCCTGCGCAGGTTGTATGGAAAGCAGGTGATCATTAACTTACTCGGAGGTAAGGAAGGGGAACACATGCTCAGCAAGGCTTTTCAG AGTCACCTGAAGGCGTCGGAGCATTCAGcctcagtgaaaatgatcaACTTTGACTACCATCAAAATGTGAAGGGTGGCAAAGCCGACAAACTCCACAGCGTTTTGAAGCCTCAGCTCCATAAGTTCATAGAGGAATGTGGGTTCTTCTACTATTCTGGGGAAACTGGCATCGTAAG GACTCAGGGGGGGACCATGAGGACTAACTGCCTGGACTGTTTGGACAGAACCAATAGTGTTCAAGCCTTTTTTGGCCTTGAG atgTTGACCAGGCAGTTAGAACAAATGGGCCTGACAGAGAAACCCCAGTTGGTGGCCCGGTTCCAGGAGGTTTTTCGGACCATGTGGTCTGTTAACGGGGATTCCGTCAGTAAGATCTATGCGGGCACTGGTGCTCTGGATGGCAAAGCCAAG CTTAAAGATGGAGCGCGCTCCGTTACACGGACCATCCAAAACAACTTCTTTGACACCTCCAAGCAGGAAGCCATTGACATCTTGAGACTGGGCTCCACGCTGAACAGTGACCTGGCAGACAAAGCTCGTGCTTTGCTCACCACTTCCAGTCTTTATG CCTCTCCAAGGGTGTTGCTGGGAATGTGTCAAAACTACCACAAATACACGAGGCCGAAGCAAATCCGCGTGTGTGTTGGCACCTGGAATGTGAACGGGGGTAAACAGTTCCGCAGCATAGCTTTTCGCAACCAAACACTCAACGACTGGCTTTTGGATGCTCCCATGAAAGCCGGGCATCCTGAGTTCcaag ACAGCAAAGCCAACCCCATAGATATCTTTGCCATCGGATTTGAGGAAATGGTTGAACTGAATGCTGGGAACATTGTCAGTGCAAG CACCACCAACCAAAAACTCTGGGCAGCTGAgcttcaaaaaaacatttccagggACCACAAGTATGTGCTGCTAGCCTCAGAGCAGCTTGTAGGAGTGTGTCTGTTTGTCTTCATCCGCCCTCAGCATGCACCTTACATCAG AGATGTAGCTGTAGACACGGTGAAAACTGGAATGGGTGGGGCCACAGGTAATAAAGGAGGTGTGGGCATCCGCCTGCTGTTCCACACCACCAGCATCTGCTTTGTGTGCTCCCATTTTGCCGCTGGCCAATCCCAAGTCAAAGAGAGGAATGATGACTACAACGAGATCACGCGCAGACTCAGTTTCCCCATG GGTCATCTGCTGTACTCCCATGATTACGTATTCTGGTGCGGAGACTTCAACTACCGAATCAACCTGCCCAATGAGGAAGTGAAGGAACTCATCCGACAGCAGAACTGGGAGGCTTTGACGGCTGGGGATCAGCTGCTGGAGCAAAAAAATGCAGGAGCG ATCTTCAGGGGGTTTATTGAGGGAAAGATAGATTTCGCCCCCACCTACAAATACGACCTTTTCTCAGACGATTATGACACCAGTGAGAAGTGCCGCACTCCAGCTTGGACGGACCGCATACTTTGGAAGAGGAGAAAGTGGAACTTCAGCAAAACGG CAGAGGAGCTGAATGTTGTTGGGGCACCATCCACTTCTGCAGATAATGAGGGGGATCCAGAATTTGCATGGAGCCCTGGCGCTTTAAAGTACTACGGCAGGGCCGAGCTGAAGACCTCAGACCACAG GCCTGTTGTGGCAGTAATAGATGTGGACATCCTGGAAGTGGACCCTGAGACTCGCCACCAGGTCTATAAAGATGTCATTGGCAAGCAGGGGCCTCCAGATGGCACCATCCTGGTATCGCTGTGCTCTTCTGGGCCTGATGACTACTTCAGTGATGACCTAATTGACGAGCTTCTGGATAAATTTTCCAATTTTGGAGAGGTCATCCTCATCAG aTTTGTTGAGGAAAAGATGTGGGTTACTTTCCTGGAAGGTTATTCTGCTCTGGCAGCTCTTTCACTGAGTGCTTCCACT GTTCTTGGAAAGGTGATTGACATTCGCCTCAGAAGCCCGGGCTGGATCAAGAGTTTGGAGGAGGAGATGAGTGTGGAGAGGATCTTTGGAAGCATGCCCACATCAGCCAGTTCCACCCTGCTTGCCGAAGATGCTGATGTGGATGAGGATGAATTTGACATGGAGG GTGAAGTGgatgaggaggtggaggagatcCTTCCACAGCACCTGCAGCCCGGAGCCGGCTCTGGTCCCGGTTCTTCTCCTCTGCCCTCTCCCCGCAGTAGTCCCTGTCCCTCACCCACCCACGGGGAACCCGCTGCTCCCAGCAGGCCCAGTCGTTCCCAACAACCCTCCCGACCATCACAAG AAATGGAAATAAGTCCTTTGTCTCTGAGATTGGAATTTCCAG GACCTCCTGTTGACTTCCAGCCTGGCGCGCCCCCATCTGGAAGCCTGGAGCCCAAACGGCCACCACCCCCTCGACCCGGTCCCCCTCCTGCTAGACCTGCTCCACCTCAACGGCCTCCACCACCATCAG AGGCTGGTCCCAGCCCACTGCTTGGTAGGAGAGGCAGTGAAG GATCAAAAAGCCCCGCTCTTCCTCGACCAGATCCTCCTGCAG gTCGTGGACAAGCTGCTGCTGGggctccaggacctggaggagcTCCCAGACCT AATATTCCTCCTCGAGCTGGAGTGATTAGTATGCCCCCTCAGTCTCGCCCGCCACCTCCCTCTCACCCTGGAGCACCGCGGCCCATCCCAGAGGTTCATCCGGGGGCCCCTCGGCCGGTTCCAGATACTCATCCTGGAGCTCCACGCCCTAATCCCAGTGCCCAAGTCAAACCACCAGACCTTCCTTtgg GTCCTCCTCCATCAGGACCCCCTCCTGCAGCCCCCTTTACTTTAAAACCCCAGACTCAGTCCCCGCCGCAGCCTCAACCTCCCTCATCTTCTGCTCAATCACAACTCCCTCCGCCCATGCAGCCCACACTTGCAATTCCTCTGCAACCACACCCGCCCGCTgctcctccagcagcagctccacctGTGGCCGCTTCTTCCTCCACCACCCTGGCTGGACCTCAGCAGGGTCTCGCCTCCCCCAAACCTCCACCCCGTTCCCGCTCCTCTCATGCTCTGCCACCTGATGCTGACAAACCCGAGACAGCCCCAGCTGCACAG ACAAATGGATTGAATGGAATCCAAAGAGAAGCACAATGGAGGCCTGACCTTTTTGACACGCTCGCATTAGACTTCCACTCGTCCTCTTCTCCCTCCTGGCACAGCACTCAGTCACTGAGCAGAGGCTCCTCCCTCCGTGCTCCACCCTCCATTCCTCCATCGGTGTTTTCCTCCACAACGCTGCCATCGTCTTTCTCACACCAGCCCTCTGCTCTGTCAGACCTCCAGGCTCTGGAGTCGTCATCCTCTTCCTCGCTTTCTACCCCGTCGCCGTTTGCCTCTTCCTTACTCCCGCCTCCGCCGGCGCCGTCTCGCAGTAGGTCGCAGGAGACGTTGCGTGCCTCCCCGAATGCTTTCATGACTGACCCCCTGCCAGCCCGACCCAGCAGCACCAATCCTTTTACTGGACCTGTGACTCAGCAGCTCCGCCCGCTCACCCCAGACTTCAGTTTCCAGCATCAAGCAAGCCTTCAGAAAACGTCCTCTGCTGTTACTCCACCGCTCGTCCCGACCCCCGCACCAACCACCCAACTCAAAAAGACCATGTCCCTGTTTGGACCACCCTCTAATCAAAATTCCACATCCCTGCTTTCTAACCGTCCTGAGGCAGCGACTGCCCCCCGTTTGCCTCTGGCTCCGCCTTCCCTTCAACTTTCCCTTGCATCTCAGCCCCAACCATCTTCCTTAGGGGCAATGCCAAAAAGTCAGTGGGTGACTTTTGATGACGAATTGGACTTTTCATCCCAAGCTAAAACACAAAACCCAGTCTTCCCATCTACTTCAATTTTATctcaagctccagcccaaccctCTCGCTCCGTGTTTGACTCAGAACGTGAGTGGTTATCTTCTGCCACTCCTTCCCTGACATCTCAGAAGCAGATCCAGCCTTCTCGCTCCGTGTTTGACTCAGAACCTGAGTGGTTATCTTCTGCCACTGCTTCCCTGACATCTCAGAAGCAGATCCAGCCTTCTAGCTCTGTTTTTGACTCAGAACCTAAGTGGTTGTCCTCCACCCCTGCCTCTCTGGTGTCCACACAGAAGAACCATCCTTCTCGCTCTCTGTTGGACTTAGAACCCGAGTGGTTATCTTCCGCTCCTGTTCCCCTCGTATCTAAACAGCAGAACCACCCTTCTCGCTCTGTAACTGACTCCGAGCCTGAGTGGCTATCTTCTCCAGCGGCATTTTCACCAAACTAG